Below is a window of Methanobacterium sp. DNA.
TCACAGCACCTACTTTATCATAATTAGAGGTTATACTCCATATAAAGGCCACTATCAACATTAACTTAGGACCCTTTTCTCGTAACAACGCCTGGAAAGGTGCTAAGCATCCTTTCCGGAATTCTTTGATATTCAAAATATAGGAACCCAGGACAATCAAAATAATACCCCCTAATCCTAGGGGTGTGGGAAATTCTCCAACAATCAATGGAGAAGTTACCAGTAAAAAAAGTGGTGTAAAGGCCAGCATGGGTACTGATATGGATAAATCTGAATGCTTCAAAGCATTCATATAAAGCACAGTGGTTAGAACATTTAGCGATCCACTAATTAAAAGGGCAAGCCAGAATTGGGAACCAATAGTGGGAAAGCCCCACAAGAAGATTACCAGGACGAGAACTGGAATTAAAAATAAGAATGCTGAAAATCGGATGAAAAAAGCCACAATATAGGTGCCAACGTTTTTCAAGCTCTTCTTACTGGCTACGTCGGTGAAAGATTCAAAAAGAGCTGTTAACCAGGCAAATATTAACCAAAACATGATTAAATGTTATGTTAATAATTACAATAAAAGAATTTCCAAATCATTATTAGAAATAAACAGACTAGATTTTTTTTAAATAGAAACATCTCATAAAATAAAATCTGTTTTTTAAAAAAAAATGGGTGAATGTGAGAAGAATATTTTTAGCCGGATTTGTTCACTGCCCCCACTCCACTGTAGAAGAAACCCATTTCTCTCAGTTTTTCAGGATCATATATTCGCCTGGCATCGACGATAATAGGGATTTTCATCAATTTTTTGGCTTTTTGGAAGTCCAGATCCCTGAATTCCTGGTGGGCAGTCATGAGGACCATGGCATCAGCATCTTCCAGTGCCTGGTAAAGGTCACTTTCCAGAGTACCGTAAACTTGTGTTTCCTCTATATAGGGATCCACAATAGTGACTTGTGCCTGGTAGTGTTTTAGTTCATTGATAAGTTCTTCAGATGGTGATTCCCGGTCATCACCCACATTTTCCTTGTAGGATAATCCTAGCACAACGATCTTAGAGTTTTTAACCGACTTTTCATTATCGTTAAGGGAGTCTGCAAGCAGCCCGAAAACATGTTGAGGCATGTGATCATTGATGGTTCTACCAGCAGCTATAACCTTGGAATGGTAACCCAATTCTTTGGCCTTTTTAACCAGATAGTAGGGGTCTACTGGTAGGCAGTGCCCACCTACGCCTCCTCCAGGGTAGTAGACGTTGAAGTTCCATTTCGTGCTGGCACCCTCAATTACTTCCATAACATCGATGCCAATCTTCTCAAAGATCATGGCCAGCTCATTAACCAGGGCAATGTTCAAGTCACGCTGAGTATTCTCAATAACTTTAGCAGCTTCAGATGTCTTAATATTCCTTAAAACCTTTATATCTTCCTCAATAATAAATTGGTATAATTTTCTGGTTATTTCAGCCCATTCTGGAGTTATTCCTCCAACCACACGGGCGACTTTTTCTATGGAGTGAGCATCATCCCCTGGATTGTACCTTTCAGGACAGTAGGCCAGTCCAAAGTCCTCACCAGCCTTCAAACCTGACTCTTCCAGGATGGGTTGTAGTACTTCTTCAGTGACACCAGGATATACTGTGGACTCTAATACCACTAGTTTGCCCTTTTCCAATCCTCGGGATACTTTTTTCCCAGCATCCATAACATGGGAAAGATCCGGGTCCTTGGATTTGGTTACTGGTGTGGGGACAATGAGCAGGATGATGTCAGAT
It encodes the following:
- a CDS encoding EamA family transporter, whose translation is MFWLIFAWLTALFESFTDVASKKSLKNVGTYIVAFFIRFSAFLFLIPVLVLVIFLWGFPTIGSQFWLALLISGSLNVLTTVLYMNALKHSDLSISVPMLAFTPLFLLVTSPLIVGEFPTPLGLGGIILIVLGSYILNIKEFRKGCLAPFQALLREKGPKLMLIVAFIWSITSNYDKVGAVNSSPIIWVVAVNFFIAICLFPILFALNKDYIPKKRSSLKKKGEYWKLIKQNKNILLFTGFLSALTIIFQIYAITLTLVAYVIAIKRTSVCFGVLWGHLIFHEKGMKERLTGAVVMVLGVVLIVLS
- a CDS encoding nucleotide sugar dehydrogenase gives rise to the protein MYNELSKKITEKKAKICIVGLGYVGLPTAIFFAENDFDVIGVGIDPKKLDMINQGISPLGELGLDERLEKVVKKGKLVATLDLPEATRQSDIILLIVPTPVTKSKDPDLSHVMDAGKKVSRGLEKGKLVVLESTVYPGVTEEVLQPILEESGLKAGEDFGLAYCPERYNPGDDAHSIEKVARVVGGITPEWAEITRKLYQFIIEEDIKVLRNIKTSEAAKVIENTQRDLNIALVNELAMIFEKIGIDVMEVIEGASTKWNFNVYYPGGGVGGHCLPVDPYYLVKKAKELGYHSKVIAAGRTINDHMPQHVFGLLADSLNDNEKSVKNSKIVVLGLSYKENVGDDRESPSEELINELKHYQAQVTIVDPYIEETQVYGTLESDLYQALEDADAMVLMTAHQEFRDLDFQKAKKLMKIPIIVDARRIYDPEKLREMGFFYSGVGAVNKSG